TGTTTTCAAAGGACAATTAAAGCTAATAATGAACTATTCTAGCCAAAAAGTCAATCCAAAGCACAGTATATTTGTATAGAGATTTGTCAGACAAGATCCTCCAACTCAGAATGATGCATCTGAATCCTTACTAAAGATGCCACAAAACATATCTTTGTGTCTCTCCATACTAGAGGTAAGCAGCTGGGCATGCTGGCCTTAAATATCCACTATACACCCCACATTGCTCCACTATAACCACTATAATGGAGGATGCATTATTTCTTTTTCCTTCAGTTTGTGTCACAGGTGAGGCCTGGTGGATTTTATCATGGCTGCAGCACCATCTGTCCCTGGGCTGAAATTGCCAATAAAGATGGCCTCATATAGATCATGGTGGCTGGTGGGGGCTGGAGGCATGTCAGCCAGAGTCAGACCATCGCCTGAGAGTAGGGGACAGTCGAATAGGAataaccctgctctctctctctctctctctctctctctctctctctctctctctctctgttctctctctctctctctctctgttctctctctctgttctctctctctgttctctctctctctctctctctctctctctctctgttctctgttctctgttctctgttctctgttctctgtctctctctctctctctctctctctctctctctctctctctctctctctctctgttctctctctctctctctctctctctctctctacctctctctctctctctctacctctctctctctctctctctctctctctctctctctctcttctctctctctttctttctttctctctctctctctctctctctctctctctctctctctctctctctctctctctctctctctctctctctctctctctctctgtgtgtgtgctataaTGATCTCTTCTCAGTAGGGATATAGTGGACACAGAGATAGGAGAGACAGGCCATGTGTCTGTGCTTTCCCTTCTGACCTCCAGAGGTAGTGAATCAAAGTAATGGGCTAAAGACATAGAgatagatggagatggagggagaaagaaaggcagCATGCCTGGCTTCACCTCCAACACCTATGTAAGAGAGGGGGTCTGGACACTGACCGCAGTAATATGTACAGTAATCTACTAAAACatagtcatgtatagggtactgTAAAGACAATGTGAGTCCATTGCCACCATCAGGAAGAGAGTGATATTGAGATCAGTCACACTTGTAGAAGATCAGAACAACAATGTCTGTCCAGAAGAAAACACTAACGTGAGACAAAGCTTTTCTGATTAATCCATATTTATTCAatataactgaatactaaatcaACCTATAAGAAGTTGAAATAGTGAAATAGGACACTTAATGTCAAATAACCACTCATAGAATAGGAGTTTTATgggaaaaaatacattattttcattTACAATGATTGGTTTCTGTCAGATAGCTGTGTCAGCCATTATGATTAGAATGTTCCGGTGTGTGTTGATGCCCAGTCACACAACAGCTTCCTCTTAAATCTGCTTGATAAAGTTTTGGCCTCTTAAAACGGCCATGTGCTGTGTCTAATCATAGAGGACCTCTCAGATGGAGATCTTTTTGAAAGAACCACAGTGCTCCCTGCTGGCTGAAAGAAACATTGCATACAACAGCAAGTGAGCCCTGCCTAAGCTATACACAACACagttcagatgtgtgtgtgtgcgtgcgtgcatgtgtgtgtgattatgtgtgtcTTAGACGTGTAATAACCCAAGTCCATGTTGCTCACATGTCAGGTGTACACACATGTGCATGTGTGCGCACATTTGTGTCTGTATTTCAAACCCATGTTGACTGTGTGTACTTCACAACTCTACATGGGAGTCTCTATTACCATCCTCAGGGGCATAGTGAGAGCACAGCCACAATAGTTTTCACCAAGAATTTGTCTAAATCACAGAGGGAGAACCTGCATGGCCAATGGGCAACTTCAATAAAGGCAATCAGAAGCTATATGATCAAAATCCTCCACCAAGGTTCATTTTTCTGAGGGGACATGGCTGAGGGTTAGGGAATTCAGAGCTTAATGAATAGTCTTAAGTGACTGTTGTTGGATGAGAGATGCACTCTGGAATGGTACTGTGAGCTGGTACTGTGTCCCCCAGCGCGTCCCACAGCATCTGGCTGGCATGCAGCGAGGAAACGGAGAAACTGTAttacttctctctcctttctccaggcTCACACTCCTCCCTGCATGTACCAATGCTAATCTCCTGTCACAAATGTTAAGGGAAAGACTTGAAATGCCACAAAAATGTCATCTTTCCACCATGTCGGCCTCTCATctagccccccaccccacccccaaacTCACAtatgcaaatgtgtgtgtgtgtgtgtgtgtgtgtgtgtgtgtgtgtgtgtgtgtgtgtgtgtgtgtgtgtgtgtgtgtgtgtgtgtgtgtgtgtgtgtgtgtgtgtgtgtgtgtgtgtgtgtgtgtgtgtgtgtgtgtgtgtgtgtgtgtgtgtgtgtgtgcgcgtgtatgtGACAAGAAGGGACCAGCTTCTTCTTGCCGTGGGTTGTTCTTGCTGCGCGGGGGAAGGTTGGTACGTCAGTCCCTTATTGGGACACCAAGGCAGGCCTGGAGCTCTGGCGTTGATACTCTCTTCAGTCCTTCCAGCAGGAGAAACCAGAAGACAGCAGTCAGCGTCGACTACTGACATTTGAACACTGAAATAACTATTTTCTTCGAAGTTATAAAAGGTGTTACATTTGTCACAGTCTGAGCTTATGGCCATTACAGAGTCCAGGAAATAGAACCTCAAAATCTTTATGTTATATTACAACAAGCTTACACTGATACACAAAAAGGTTACATCCCAGGTTTGTTCAACCACAATCATTTGTGAAAGCTTGCCGTATTCTCTCTGGTGTTTGGGTAAATGTGAGACAGATAGGAAAAATAAAAACTGGATGCTGGGGTTGGAtttcagtctctgtctctttccatcaCAGGCTTTTCTCTAATTGTCACACAGCCGCCCTATGTCTGTGCCCATGTTCGTTCCAGCTTGGCAATCCAAGGTAGCACCAATACACAATTTCAACAATCCGTGCTGACAGTATGCATGTCTCTTCTCACGACCGATCCTCCTCCATCTCGTGCAGCTCTAGATTTAAATATCCAGACGATAACCTTACAGGTTATGAATGGTAGCAGGGGAGACAGCTCTGCATAGGCCCTACATCCAAGCCAGACAAATCAGTGTAACGGGGGAAGAGATATCACAATTGGGGTATGCGGATGCCCCTGGAAGCCCCACGGCAGTATGGGTGACCCCGCGATATATTCTCTTACTAATGTGACCCTGGATTATGTATCACAATCGGCATGAGAAATACTCCCATGGGCTATAGATCGTCCTCCGCAACTGGAGATTGTTGTCCTCAGCACATCTGTGTTCAGACAGGATGTGGCAGCTCCAAGGCATTTGGTAGAGGAGGCACTCTTTAACGCTGCAGGCTTGCCTTTATGAAATCCCTACGAGGCTAAACGTGTATGACGTGCcgaaacacacaaacaaacacacacacaaaaggaaaAGGGGAAAAACAGTAATTATCCTTACCTTGTTCTGTGGCATCTAATCATTTGTGATAGTCTGTGTACTCATTCTTATAATTAATTTGCATTCTGGGACAGCTTTTTTCTCCAAATCAGTTCTAAAAATAACGTTTGCAATTGCAGATAAAGTGCACATGTAGTGATGAGGTCAGGTTGTGTGCATGGATGTGTGTAAGGTAATAAACATCAGCAAGAATGTTCCATCCAAGGCCCTATTCGTACTAGAATCATAAAGAGTTCTTATAATCATATTGCTACAACTTGGCTAGATGAGGTTTTAGGTTCAAGTCAAATAGGGGTGCTGATATTTCTCCTGTTTCACTTGCGTACAACTGTATAACCTGTACAAGTGCGTGGGGTGAAATGGACATTTGTTTTTAACATATCCCACTTCCCCTGAGACACTGGAGTCACAGCTATTATTGACAGCGACCAAGGTGCAAtgagggttaaatgccttgcttaAGAGCAGCGCAACATGTTTTTCACCAAGTCAGCCCGGGGATTctaactagcaacctttcagttactgcctaacgctgtaaccgctaggctacctgccttccaTCTCATGTGCTCACTGCATATTGGGCTTTTGGAATACTGTATTTATTCATTCCTTATTTTACTGTAACCTcataaattgactgagaacacattctaatttacagcaacaacctggcgAAGAGTTGCAGGGGTTCTACTTCATGTTATGGTAATGCATGTAACGTGCCAAGCCGGACCATGGTAGAGTTTTTACCACAGGCagtagctttaaaaaaaatcctgtTTAGAGTAACTGCCCTCCACGTCACATCAACCTGGATATTCAAATATATGTGACAACCAGGATGATGACTGACGGGAGGTAGTAGCACGCAACACCTCATCGCAGCAGTCACTTCCTATGATGTCATACACACACCTGGCCCTTATAGAGTTAATAAGCAGAGTTTGACTGACATCTGACATTTCATTATGGACGAGTCATAAGGAGACTGTACAAATCGAAACAGACATGACATACAACAGTAGAGCAAGGAGACACTGCGAGACAGACATACCAGGAGACACGGAGGCAAACTTGCTGCCGGACTTGGGGAAACTCTAGACCTTCACTGTCATTTTGATTTAAATTTCCACAGATTTCATACAACGCAGTGAGGAAACAAGCATGTTACTATGAATTGTAGGCCCCTGTATGCTTCCCATTGTTTGATAGATTGAGCTGTAGGAAGGGTTTGAATTACTGGAGTGACCTACAGTACACTCCCATAAGACATTAGGGAACCCCTATACTATTTACATGTGTATTCCCATAAGTATATTGATACGTTGATTGTATTACATCACACATCTTCACCCGCTTATAAACTGGAGCCAAGACATGCTGGAAAATAACATATCTAAGCCAGTCTCCTTATGACTCGTACATAATGAAATGTCATGTCAGTCAAACTCTGCTTATTAATTCTATGAGGGCCAGATGTGTGAATGACATCATAGGAAGTGACTCAGTTAGTAGAGCAAggcacttgcaacgccagggttgtgggttcaattcccacaggagacaaatgtatgcattcactactgtaagtcgctctggataaaagtgtctgctaaattactcaaatgtactGCTAGGGTTGGTGTGAAAAGGTTAATTGATCAGACTGAATTCAAATGAGACTAGCATTTTATGTAGGCGTACATTCACGTACAAAACAAGAGTTGAATTGATTAAAACCTCTCAGTTAACACTATGCCTTATATTAACCAAATACCAAGATTTGTAAACATGAGTTATCCATCCACCAATTGAAAACCTTTAATGTGCCTCAGTTGTTTTTCTGTGGGTGCAATTTTTACTCTGCTGAAATATTTTTGGATTAATCAAGGTATAATTTAAGATATATATGACAATGTTTAATTGTTTAATTTATAAATTAAACAAATAAACATTCTTAATTTGATCATTCATGTGTAAGCACGTTTTAACTAcataataaatacattattatgTAACGAAACATTCATGGAGATAGTATTCCTATACTATAAAGTACATTGATCTGATGCAACGTAATGAAACGAAATAATAGCCATTTTTCATGTCACCATTGGCTGAATTTGTTGTCGATTTAAATCTAGTGGGCAGAAGTGAGTCATTTCAACCAGTCCTGTACCATCCCTCTTGTCCCATCGTTTGCAAAGATGTCGTTGAAAGAGCTATCCTCGCTGGAAAAGGCTTTAGGATTGAAAAATACTAACAAATACAGTACTCAGGGGGATAGGAAGGTGAATTTGCCATCTAATGGTTTCGGTTACAGTTATCGATATGTGCTAAATAAAATAGAGCTTACCACATGAACAGTAGGTTAAAAAGAGTCGTGAGCACATGCTAGCTACGAaggtagctagcttgctaatgtTAGCATGCCACTATACTTTCATTAGAAAAGCAAGCTAACGTTACTAGTTAACAAGACAGTAGCATGTTAGCTAGTTCTATTTTAGCGAATGCAGGTCACGTAGGAACAATGAAGCTATAACTTTACCCCATAGAAGTTGTAGAGTAAATGTATAATCATGTTTGAGCTAAGCTGTGttattagccagctagctaagcTAACATTGAATGAATCTGCTGCCTGTTTGTGCCATGTGATAGCAATCTTAGGTTGGCAACGATTTATGGCTCTAACTCATTTCAGTGGAGTGCTATACTGACTCAACAGCCTTCATTACAATGTTAGAAACACATACAAGTCACAGGGTGTAGTCAACGTGACTGCATGTGTAAGCACTGAAATACTGTGTCTTGTTGACAAgtcactacaatacagacactgaCATTGTGTCCATAACTCTTATCAGGCGAATACTAAATGTACACATTGACATTCTCTCCCATCCAGGTCCCAGTCCTGCAGAGTATTAATGGACCAGCTCTGGTCGGCTTGGTGACCATCGCCACTCACCTGGTCCAGGAGGCCAAGCGGCCCGAGTTGCTGGGTGGGTCAGCAGAACACAAGGCTGTAGTGCAGCAGTGGCTGGAGTACAGAGTCACCAAAGTGGACGGATGCCACAAAGAAGATATCAAGACCATACTAAAGGTAGAAACAATAGTAAAGATTATTCTCCAACGTTTTATAACTTCAAATCATCCAAAATTAGAAagtcaataaataaaaaatacagtaccagtcaaaagtttggacacacctactcattcaagggtttttgttataattttttgctattttctactttgtagagtaattgtgaagacatcaaaactacgtaataacacatggaatcacgtagtaaccaaataagtgttaaacaaatccaaatatatataGATTCtgcaaagtagccacactttgccttgatgacagctttgcacactcttcgaattctctcaatcagcttcacctggaatgctttttcaacagtcttgaaggagttcccacatatgctgagcacttgctggctgtttttccttcattctgcggtctaactcatcccaaaccattttaATTGgggtgaggtcaggtgattgtggaggccaagtaatctgatgcaacactccatcactatccttcttgggttactacatgattccatatgtgttatttcaaagttttgatgacttcattattattctacaatgtagaaaatagtcaaaataaagaaaaaccattgaatgagtaggcgtgtccaaacttttcattGGTACTGTTTATCGTAGTCAGTTTTATTGTCCAATGTAAATGTGGACCCACTGTTTTTCTACCATTGCTGTCATATGGGATAGACAGGCTTAGCGAGCTGTGTACGGAGAGGGTCTAGAATAGCAGGGCCTGGGAGAAGCCCCTGAGCCAAACTCGCCAACCCATGCTCCACCAGCCATGGCCAGACAGTGTGTGTGGCTCATTAAGGCGTGGGGACATGAATCTAGTCTGATATATGGCCCTTCAGTGACATGGCAGAGATGGGCAAAGCAGTAGACGAGAGACCAGGATGGGAACACACTTTACAGTGTAAGTCTTTAATGGGGGGGCCGCTGTGGCTGTCGACAGCGTGAAAGTGATATGAAGCCACTGGTTGGCTGGACAGGTGCCTCTCGGCATTGACTGTCAGGGTGACATGCCGCCATGGCATTACTGAAAAGTTCTACTGATCCAGGATGTGTATGTGGACAGgcctttaaaaaaatgtcatgGTGCCACTTACAGACGTTAGCCCTGAGCCCGGCTCTGTGCCTCCACTGGCTGCTACAGCTGTCCTGCTGGTTCACCAGAACTCTTAACAACATACCAATAATCCCAGAAATTAAAGGGGTCAATGTGGGCCACAATAGCATCCGTTTTTTTGCACTTGTAAATTCCACCGTGTGAACAGTTTTTGTTgattttgcagaaaaacagccaaaatgtttgatttgattttaatagtTACACTTTGGAATCAATTTCATGGGCTGGCCTTAGTCATACCGTTGATATAGAAAACCTCACGTTTTGGAAAATAACACGTTTTTCTTCAGGAGCTAATGTTCTACCTTGTGCAATAGCTTATTCTTCACTGGGACCAGAAAGTGCCCTTCCTTCACTATGGTAGAATAGTCATGGTGCTATAACCCACAACCTTTGTGTTCTAGTGAGGTCTAGTAGCCCCAGTGAGTACATGGTCCAAGAAGGCTTGGACAGACTGCGGttgtgggggggggtggaggcGCAGAACCCAGGTTCTGAACTCcatgtgggggtggagggggagccGTCTCCTGTCCGGCTGGGCTTCCATAGCTGTAGGGAAGGTAGGGGTTTGATTGTGGCAGTGGAGTCTGCTGCCTTCATGCCTTGCTTGGCAGCACACTTCGGCTGCACAATAACTCCATTAGCCCTCAAGACGCTGTATGTGCAGTACAAGTGCTAAAGATGGTTCTGTCCCTTGGGACCTGCACAACCATGCGCCCCCCCccctgcatgcacacacacacacagcccccgtGTGCTTTGTCCATCCAGTTTGTGGAAGGTTCATTAGATTTGCAGGCGCCCAAGTCAGTCGGGAGAGAAGTGGGCCACGTGTAAGGCATCTGCGCTAGCCGGAGTGGCCAGAGTTGTGGGGATGCCATGCCACGGCAGGTAAATACATATCCCCCCCTCAGGTGGTACATTATTCACTTACAGATACCGCGCTCTCCACTCATACGTGCGTATCACGCACTCCCAGATAAATAGGTTAAATAGATTTCAGGCCTGTGTTGGCTCCACCAGCCACCATCTTGTTTTTCAACTCTTTTGACTGTTAAAGACTTTATGTGGATATTTGGTCTCTTTAACTGTGGATATGTCATTATCACCCCATCACTGAAAGTTTGGTTATTAAAGGGATTTCAGGAAAATATCCTGCATGTGTTTTCTCTAATAATAAATCTTCTATAGTTGATGAACTTCCTTGGTCAACTTTTTCTTTTCTCTGATTCAAATGTCTAATCTGGTTGTTATGATATAAACAAAAAATGCTTAGATAAAGTCAAGAATCACATTGTAGTGATTCTGTGACCCTCAAGacaattcagaccccttgacattttgttatgttacagccttattttaaaattaaagagtttttttcccctcatcaatctatacacatacacaataatgacaaagcaacaactGTTTTTTAGAGATTTTTGTacattttataaaaaataaataaaagtgaaatcaaatttacataagtatccagaccctttactcagtactttgttgaagcaccttacagcctcgagtcttcttgggtatgacactagaagcttggcacacctatatttggggagtttcacccattctttgctgcagatcctctcaagctctaccaggttgaatggggagagtttgatcgggttcaagtccagactc
This genomic window from Oncorhynchus gorbuscha isolate QuinsamMale2020 ecotype Even-year linkage group LG07, OgorEven_v1.0, whole genome shotgun sequence contains:
- the eef1e1 gene encoding eukaryotic translation elongation factor 1 epsilon-1 isoform X2, producing the protein MSLKELSSLEKALGLKNTNKYSTQGDRKVPVLQSINGPALVGLVTIATHLVQEAKRPELLGGSAEHKAVVQQWLEYRVTKVDGCHKEDIKTILKVDLAVQEKEKYMNMTRWFDHVQHYPGVRHHLPPVVVLRNRVYTSGHH
- the eef1e1 gene encoding eukaryotic translation elongation factor 1 epsilon-1 isoform X1, which encodes MSLKELSSLEKALGLKNTNKYSTQGDRKVPVLQSINGPALVGLVTIATHLVQEAKRPELLGGSAEHKAVVQQWLEYRVTKVDGCHKEDIKTILKDLNSYLEDKVYLAGNQFTLADTLMYYGIHHVIVDLAVQEKEKYMNMTRWFDHVQHYPGVRHHLPPVVVLRNRVYTSGHH